One segment of Asaia bogorensis NBRC 16594 DNA contains the following:
- a CDS encoding HlyD family type I secretion periplasmic adaptor subunit, with product MSNKDIVPEDGNQEVTEVQQHVPRAADDPFSPQGLPLALLEFHSPSAALVNLPPTASARYIIWLVGALFFSSLIAASVFPLNKVVSTPGRLVAVNNNLVIQPMEMSIIRSIDVELGQYVKKGQVLAHLDPTITKADIVNLKAQRDSYQATINRLHAEAEGKTFTPDLNDSYSVREAASYARRKAEYTAKVNQFDQEIASLQSQINGSLASAAMHQSRGRVANEVLQMRRRLQADQVGSKLSTLAAQSELMDAERAQIEAQQTAASTKSKLAAIQAERDGYIESWKAQVYTQITEVQHRLDESVGDYEKAALRNKLVLLKSPDEGVVLNIAKLSVGSVISPAQVLMSIVPTGAALEVEAVLKGNDAGFVKLGDHALLKFATFPYTQYGGAEGTVRLISADAFTASDAKNAAMGQMAAGDEDPSQSGYYRVRLRIDRYTLHGVPSFFHPTPGMSVSADIQVGKRTMIQWLFSKVIPAMSNGMREPN from the coding sequence ATGAGCAACAAGGATATTGTTCCCGAAGACGGGAACCAGGAAGTCACTGAAGTCCAGCAGCACGTCCCGCGGGCGGCTGATGATCCGTTCTCTCCCCAGGGGCTGCCTCTGGCGCTGCTGGAGTTTCACTCCCCGAGTGCGGCTCTTGTCAATTTGCCGCCTACAGCGTCAGCGCGTTACATCATCTGGCTGGTCGGTGCCCTGTTCTTCTCGAGCCTTATCGCGGCGTCGGTGTTCCCGCTGAACAAGGTGGTGAGCACGCCGGGTCGACTGGTGGCTGTGAACAACAACCTCGTCATCCAGCCGATGGAAATGTCGATCATTCGTTCGATCGATGTCGAGCTAGGTCAGTATGTGAAGAAAGGACAGGTGCTCGCCCATCTCGATCCGACGATCACTAAAGCCGATATCGTCAATCTCAAGGCCCAGCGTGATTCCTACCAGGCGACGATCAATCGTCTTCATGCCGAGGCCGAGGGGAAGACATTCACGCCGGATCTTAACGACAGTTATTCGGTTCGCGAGGCGGCTTCATATGCCCGTCGCAAAGCCGAGTACACGGCAAAGGTGAATCAGTTCGATCAGGAGATCGCGTCTTTGCAGAGCCAGATCAACGGCTCTCTCGCCAGCGCGGCCATGCATCAGAGTCGTGGTCGTGTTGCGAATGAAGTGCTGCAGATGCGTCGTCGTCTCCAAGCTGATCAGGTGGGGAGCAAGCTTTCTACCCTTGCAGCGCAGAGCGAGCTGATGGATGCGGAAAGAGCGCAGATTGAGGCTCAGCAGACGGCAGCGTCAACAAAGTCCAAGCTTGCCGCGATCCAGGCGGAGCGCGACGGTTATATCGAGAGCTGGAAGGCGCAGGTCTATACGCAGATCACCGAAGTTCAGCATCGCCTTGATGAATCTGTCGGGGATTACGAGAAAGCCGCGTTGCGGAACAAGCTGGTTCTGCTCAAGTCGCCCGATGAAGGCGTGGTGCTGAACATCGCGAAACTCTCCGTGGGTTCCGTGATTTCGCCTGCCCAGGTTCTGATGTCGATCGTGCCCACAGGCGCCGCACTCGAAGTCGAAGCTGTTCTGAAGGGCAATGACGCAGGCTTCGTGAAGCTGGGTGATCATGCGCTGCTGAAGTTCGCGACCTTCCCCTATACGCAGTATGGCGGAGCTGAGGGTACGGTGCGCCTGATCAGTGCAGACGCATTCACCGCATCTGATGCGAAGAACGCTGCGATGGGGCAGATGGCGGCTGGTGACGAAGATCCTTCGCAGAGTGGTTATTACCGTGTTCGCCTACGTATCGACCGTTATACGCTTCATGGCGTGCCGAGCTTCTTCCATCCGACGCCAGGCATGTCTGTATCGGCCGATATTCAGGTGGGCAAACGCACGATGATCCAGTGGCTGTTCAGCAAGGTCATTCCCGCCATGTCGAATGGTATGCGCGAGCCAAACTAA
- a CDS encoding tetratricopeptide repeat protein, which translates to MALKSRLASMVSRDARLNYAITQIESGENAVQGFALLGPLATQGSVEAQYRIGKAYLEGWGTPPSLEDGTKWMRKAAQGGHVQARLMLGTLYLMGFPEGFDENRPAILIDNREHKRIPDFHQAAHWSRLAADEGQPDAQALLGYILTNGPEDLRDPAQAREWYEKAAAAGSAQGHLGLGMALHTNPTADNDLARGTAELKLAAQAGLATAFYFLAWINEQGIGQEADFTAAAGYFEKAAERGVAQAQTRYALYLLQGKGVRRRLDRAETWLRRAAMGGDAEAAALLGDLHIRGEEMAPNYLEAATWYQIAAELGHGAAARGLGLLYLTGTGVQRDPDEAAKWFRVSAECGDRVADADLGNLALTGVGSEQDRDAMRKRFLQAAEKGDLVGAFNLGVCYAEGVGIDRDDTQAAYWMQRAADGVVNAQYWLGRMYLEGRGVPHDMDLALRWLDRAAQARMSEAMTLLAQILVSGRAPEGKDHQRALALYRQAAEQGYVDAMFSAGAMLGGGHDVAVDRREAQHWFRCAAERGHALGQLMLGRYLKRGLAGEVNPVEARIWLERAQAQGVNDAAVELAKLERRLGGHG; encoded by the coding sequence GTGGCTTTAAAATCCCGTCTCGCATCAATGGTCTCGCGTGATGCGAGACTCAATTATGCGATCACCCAGATCGAATCTGGCGAAAACGCCGTTCAGGGTTTTGCCCTGCTCGGCCCGCTCGCGACGCAGGGGAGCGTCGAGGCACAGTATCGTATCGGCAAGGCTTATCTGGAAGGCTGGGGAACCCCCCCCAGTCTTGAAGATGGCACGAAATGGATGCGCAAGGCTGCCCAAGGCGGTCATGTGCAGGCCCGGCTCATGCTGGGCACACTCTATCTCATGGGCTTTCCCGAAGGTTTCGACGAAAACCGCCCGGCAATCCTGATCGACAACCGTGAACACAAGCGGATTCCTGACTTTCATCAGGCGGCGCATTGGAGTCGTCTGGCGGCCGATGAAGGCCAGCCCGATGCTCAGGCGCTACTTGGCTATATACTGACAAACGGCCCCGAAGATCTGCGCGATCCTGCACAGGCGCGGGAGTGGTACGAAAAAGCTGCGGCTGCGGGTTCGGCCCAGGGGCATCTCGGTCTGGGTATGGCTCTTCATACCAACCCGACCGCAGACAATGATCTGGCACGAGGCACCGCCGAGTTAAAACTCGCCGCTCAGGCAGGGCTTGCGACGGCTTTTTATTTCCTCGCCTGGATCAACGAGCAAGGCATCGGGCAGGAGGCTGACTTCACTGCAGCCGCCGGCTATTTCGAAAAGGCTGCTGAACGCGGTGTCGCTCAGGCACAAACGCGCTATGCGCTCTATCTTCTGCAAGGCAAGGGCGTTCGGCGCAGGCTGGACCGTGCGGAGACCTGGCTTCGCCGCGCTGCGATGGGGGGGGACGCCGAGGCTGCGGCGCTTTTGGGCGATCTGCATATTCGGGGTGAGGAAATGGCCCCGAATTATCTGGAGGCAGCAACCTGGTACCAGATTGCTGCCGAACTGGGTCATGGGGCTGCTGCACGAGGGCTGGGGCTGCTCTATCTGACTGGCACAGGGGTGCAGCGGGACCCGGATGAAGCTGCAAAGTGGTTTCGTGTTTCTGCGGAGTGCGGCGACCGGGTGGCCGATGCCGATCTAGGCAATCTTGCACTGACCGGTGTCGGTTCCGAGCAGGACCGTGATGCCATGCGCAAGCGCTTCCTTCAGGCGGCCGAGAAGGGCGACCTCGTGGGCGCGTTCAATCTCGGCGTGTGCTATGCCGAGGGGGTCGGGATCGACCGCGATGACACTCAGGCTGCATACTGGATGCAGCGCGCAGCCGATGGCGTCGTGAATGCGCAATACTGGCTCGGGCGCATGTATCTCGAGGGGCGGGGTGTCCCGCATGACATGGATCTCGCCTTGCGATGGCTCGATCGGGCGGCGCAGGCGCGCATGTCTGAAGCCATGACCCTGCTCGCGCAGATCCTGGTTTCGGGTCGGGCGCCTGAGGGGAAAGATCATCAGCGCGCGCTTGCCCTGTATCGGCAGGCTGCCGAGCAGGGATATGTCGATGCCATGTTCTCTGCCGGTGCCATGCTGGGTGGCGGCCACGATGTCGCGGTTGACCGCCGCGAGGCGCAGCACTGGTTCAGGTGCGCGGCCGAACGTGGCCATGCGCTTGGTCAACTGATGCTGGGCCGTTATCTGAAGCGGGGTCTTGCTGGTGAGGTCAATCCGGTCGAGGCCCGTATATGGCTTGAGCGTGCCCAGGCTCAGGGCGTGAATGATGCTGCGGTAGAACTTGCGAAGCTCGAACGCCGTCTGGGTGGACATGGCTGA
- a CDS encoding glycosyltransferase, producing the protein MAEGRKPSTRRPPPVQSGYGHVVTARDRADWQRWHDARAQDAYRRGTDASNNGDAQAALYWLGRAARMAHHDPNVIFAYGMALLSASRWEEAVTRFAWIAKRFVMRKALVGQAIALSHLGRMDEAVGIFGRMLAHYAPADEVLPWTRHFSARSGCPGWCATSNEGVMRGEAQGLVTISLDGEIVATDVALPFVLPERWMKASMLSAQCGGKLLYGAPIDLTAIRHMQGFVSVRRHALDGWIWYPADPDFTPHVFVEAGDSHFDLTASQLEQATLLEKPLARPRHFALALDTLPKGVVHLRDRYGQSLTGSPLAPAAMALLDHAGTTHAFQAPEDEVVVTNRPRRPPMKRRVPGCLVVIPAYRDHGLTRRCIEAVLTDKSDDLECLVVDDCSPEPALRSMLAEFAAKGAITLIVQEENRGFTASANAGLACAQGRDVILLNSDALLPKGGVARLRAWLDRADRVGTVTPFSNDASILSYPCVTRPNPVPDRRTALSLDKVFASLPKTALIDLPTGNGFCMAIRGDCLEETGLLNVDIFAQGYGEENDFCCRASALGWRHVAATDLFVRHVGSVSFGRTRSLLLERNLRMLNMLHPGYDEQVAVFIAEDPLRLIRRNAGLVRMIARRKSAASCLIMVTHDSGGGVERVISHRRQQAEARKEQVLILRPHERGCRIEDCGGDTVNLVFDLPQEWLDFVSILRRMKADRIEWHHLLGHAPVMHDLAGALGMKWDVVLHDYIWFCPRICLVGPNDHYCGEPALAGCEACVAQQGSLIDERLSVAELVAQSEQSLRQANKVVAGSLDLQRRFRRHFAGLDVTLEPLEAGNYPPLKPARALDGGRRRICVPGAIGREKGYDIVLQLAEDAAKRNLPLDYIIAGYTIDDDRLMATGHVQISGEYREDEAVSVIESFDCDLGLIPSIWPETWCFALSNLWNARLRAVSFDLGAQSERIQREGRGSVVPLGMPVSLLSNVLLHFSHQMI; encoded by the coding sequence ATGGCTGAAGGGCGCAAGCCCTCAACCCGCCGGCCACCTCCGGTCCAGTCGGGCTATGGCCATGTGGTGACAGCCAGAGACCGGGCCGACTGGCAAAGGTGGCACGACGCCCGGGCGCAGGATGCTTATCGCCGCGGCACGGATGCCTCGAATAACGGCGACGCACAGGCGGCTCTTTATTGGCTCGGGCGCGCAGCCCGCATGGCGCATCATGATCCCAATGTGATCTTTGCCTATGGCATGGCGCTGCTTTCGGCCTCGCGGTGGGAAGAGGCGGTCACGCGTTTCGCGTGGATCGCCAAGCGCTTTGTCATGCGAAAGGCGCTGGTGGGCCAAGCCATCGCCTTGTCTCATCTCGGCCGCATGGATGAAGCCGTCGGTATCTTCGGTCGTATGCTGGCGCATTATGCCCCCGCCGATGAGGTGCTGCCCTGGACGCGGCATTTTTCTGCCCGGTCGGGCTGCCCTGGGTGGTGCGCGACGAGCAATGAGGGGGTCATGCGCGGCGAAGCGCAGGGGCTGGTCACGATCAGCCTCGATGGCGAGATCGTTGCCACTGATGTCGCGCTTCCCTTTGTTCTGCCCGAGAGGTGGATGAAGGCATCGATGTTGAGCGCGCAGTGCGGCGGCAAGCTGCTTTATGGCGCTCCGATCGATTTGACGGCCATACGCCATATGCAGGGTTTTGTGTCAGTGCGTCGCCATGCGCTAGACGGTTGGATCTGGTATCCGGCAGATCCCGATTTCACGCCGCATGTCTTCGTCGAGGCCGGCGACAGCCATTTCGATCTCACCGCGTCGCAGCTCGAACAGGCGACATTGCTTGAAAAACCGCTCGCACGGCCACGCCATTTCGCGCTTGCGCTCGACACCTTGCCCAAGGGGGTGGTTCACCTGCGGGATCGTTACGGTCAATCCCTGACGGGTAGTCCGCTTGCGCCCGCGGCGATGGCACTTCTCGATCATGCTGGTACGACGCACGCCTTTCAGGCGCCTGAGGATGAAGTCGTCGTTACCAACCGGCCGCGCCGTCCTCCAATGAAACGCCGTGTGCCGGGATGCCTTGTGGTCATACCTGCTTATCGCGATCATGGTCTGACCCGACGCTGTATTGAGGCTGTGCTGACCGACAAGAGCGACGATCTGGAATGCCTGGTCGTCGATGATTGCTCTCCTGAGCCAGCTTTGCGCAGCATGCTCGCAGAATTTGCTGCAAAGGGCGCGATAACACTTATCGTTCAGGAAGAGAATCGTGGCTTCACGGCCAGCGCCAATGCCGGGCTGGCCTGCGCACAAGGGCGCGACGTGATCCTGCTCAATAGTGACGCCCTGCTGCCCAAAGGGGGAGTTGCCCGTCTGCGGGCATGGCTTGATCGCGCAGATCGTGTTGGCACGGTTACCCCTTTCTCCAACGATGCGAGCATTCTGTCCTATCCCTGTGTGACGCGGCCGAACCCTGTGCCGGATCGGCGTACAGCCCTGTCGCTGGACAAGGTGTTCGCCTCTCTTCCAAAAACTGCGCTTATCGATCTGCCGACCGGTAACGGATTCTGCATGGCAATACGCGGGGATTGTCTCGAGGAAACCGGGCTGCTGAATGTCGATATCTTCGCGCAGGGCTACGGTGAGGAGAATGACTTCTGTTGCCGTGCCTCAGCCCTCGGGTGGCGTCATGTGGCAGCAACGGATCTTTTTGTCAGGCATGTCGGCTCGGTCTCGTTCGGTCGGACACGCAGCCTGCTTCTGGAACGCAATCTGCGCATGCTCAACATGCTGCATCCTGGTTATGATGAGCAGGTCGCTGTGTTCATCGCTGAAGACCCCCTGCGTCTGATACGACGCAATGCCGGGCTTGTGCGAATGATCGCAAGGCGCAAATCAGCGGCGTCCTGTCTGATCATGGTAACGCATGATTCCGGCGGAGGGGTTGAGCGGGTGATCAGTCACCGGCGTCAGCAGGCAGAGGCGAGGAAGGAGCAGGTTCTGATCCTGCGTCCCCACGAACGGGGGTGTCGCATTGAGGATTGCGGCGGGGATACGGTCAATCTCGTTTTTGATTTGCCGCAGGAATGGCTGGATTTCGTATCGATCCTGCGCCGCATGAAAGCTGATCGTATCGAATGGCACCATCTGCTCGGTCACGCGCCGGTCATGCATGATCTTGCGGGTGCGCTGGGCATGAAATGGGATGTCGTCCTGCACGATTATATCTGGTTCTGCCCGCGTATCTGCCTGGTTGGTCCGAATGACCATTATTGTGGAGAGCCTGCTCTGGCCGGATGCGAAGCGTGCGTAGCGCAGCAGGGCTCGCTGATTGACGAGCGCCTCTCAGTGGCGGAACTCGTGGCGCAATCCGAGCAGAGTCTGCGGCAGGCCAACAAGGTTGTGGCCGGATCGCTCGATCTACAGAGACGCTTCAGGCGGCATTTTGCCGGGCTGGACGTTACGCTCGAACCGCTGGAGGCCGGTAACTATCCGCCTTTAAAGCCCGCTCGCGCGCTGGATGGCGGAAGGCGGCGTATCTGCGTGCCTGGCGCGATCGGCCGGGAGAAGGGCTATGATATTGTGCTGCAACTGGCCGAGGATGCGGCAAAGCGTAATCTGCCTCTCGATTATATTATCGCGGGTTATACCATCGACGATGACCGTCTCATGGCAACGGGTCATGTCCAGATATCCGGTGAGTATCGCGAAGACGAGGCTGTCAGCGTTATCGAGTCGTTTGACTGCGATCTGGGCCTCATTCCCTCCATATGGCCGGAAACCTGGTGTTTCGCGCTCTCCAATCTCTGGAATGCCCGGCTACGCGCCGTAAGTTTCGACCTTGGCGCGCAATCGGAGCGAATACAGCGTGAGGGCAGGGGGTCTGTGGTGCCGCTCGGTATGCCTGTGTCGCTATTGAGTAATGTGTTGCTACACTTTTCACATCAAATGATATAG
- a CDS encoding glycosyltransferase produces the protein MRFLFVHQNFPGQFLHLVRHLHEQGGHEIVFISEANEGYLPGVRRVLYRQERVVSPHTHPSLRELEMGLSRAEAVARAAQTLKGLGYTPDIIIGHHGWGELLNLVDVYPSTPILGYFEFFYHTDKNDVDFDPEFPPRPDLAPNVRVKNAINLLALNLNQHGQTPTLFQRGTYPDWTHGRIKLLREGVNLDLCAPDQAVFKSDVVIGDLVIRPGDKLVTFVARNLEPYRGIHSFMRALPRILDERPDARIVLIGGDGTSYGAPPPSDAGSWRDIFLKEVAGRIDTDRVHFLGKVDYDTFRLTLRRSDAHVYLTYPFVASWSLREAMATGCAIVGSQTAPVEEFITDRRTGLLTPFLEPDRIADSILEILEDRKLAARLRRAARRHAEAELSLQGYLENYDALIASIVG, from the coding sequence TTGCGTTTCCTGTTCGTGCACCAGAATTTCCCGGGTCAGTTTCTTCATCTGGTCAGGCATCTTCATGAGCAGGGAGGCCACGAGATCGTTTTCATTTCCGAGGCCAATGAAGGATATCTGCCGGGGGTCAGGCGCGTTCTCTATCGTCAGGAACGTGTGGTATCGCCTCATACCCATCCTTCGCTACGCGAACTTGAGATGGGGCTGAGCCGAGCGGAAGCCGTTGCAAGGGCAGCGCAGACACTCAAGGGTCTTGGATACACCCCTGATATCATTATCGGGCATCATGGCTGGGGCGAACTGCTCAACCTGGTCGATGTGTATCCCTCAACGCCCATTCTCGGCTATTTCGAGTTCTTCTATCATACTGACAAGAATGACGTTGATTTCGATCCGGAATTTCCGCCCCGGCCCGATCTGGCGCCCAATGTCCGGGTCAAGAACGCCATCAATCTCCTTGCCCTGAACCTGAACCAGCATGGTCAGACCCCCACGCTGTTTCAGAGAGGGACGTATCCCGACTGGACGCATGGCCGCATCAAGCTGCTGCGCGAAGGGGTCAATCTCGATCTCTGTGCGCCAGATCAAGCGGTGTTCAAAAGCGATGTCGTTATCGGCGACCTGGTGATCCGCCCCGGGGACAAGCTTGTGACCTTTGTGGCGCGCAACCTTGAGCCCTATCGCGGGATCCATAGCTTCATGCGGGCGCTCCCGCGTATTCTCGATGAACGCCCCGACGCACGGATCGTCCTGATCGGTGGCGACGGGACAAGCTATGGTGCGCCGCCTCCTTCAGATGCGGGAAGCTGGCGCGATATCTTCTTGAAGGAAGTGGCGGGACGCATAGACACCGATCGGGTGCATTTTCTGGGCAAGGTCGATTACGACACGTTCAGGCTTACGCTGCGACGCTCTGATGCGCATGTCTATCTGACCTATCCCTTCGTCGCCTCATGGTCCTTGCGTGAGGCCATGGCAACGGGGTGCGCCATCGTGGGAAGCCAGACGGCTCCGGTGGAAGAGTTCATTACGGATAGACGGACAGGATTACTGACCCCGTTTCTCGAACCCGATCGCATTGCGGATTCTATCCTCGAAATTCTTGAGGACCGAAAGCTGGCGGCCCGCTTGCGCCGGGCAGCCCGTCGACATGCGGAAGCCGAGCTGTCGCTTCAGGGCTATCTCGAAAACTACGACGCCCTTATCGCCTCCATCGTGGGATGA
- a CDS encoding carbohydrate porin — MSLPRISTKALGVVTTALATLAAMPSAQAQSPLAGGAPNGTGLAPSVRVSSPIGTVNFQNSSVPPLPHPEAIFDDPWGWNTWLRQHGVAILLDTTNEFAGAITSPTKGLGLRQGSSNAGQYGFENDIDWEKLAGIRGFSTHAVFVGRYGIPASRMFGDNLNPSQEIYGGGGNVVVHLVYIYGEETLFNGHLDIAAGRIPLLTDFSSNPLYCNFMNNAFCGNPKASSDNTSHSSYPDSNWAARVRVRPSQYTYLQAGVYFNTMGIYGVQQMRTGFKWNGADINGEAAPVEFGWEPIFGKDKLPGHYKLGGIVDTAPHPDVLYDINDNYWAVTGQARKVHNNSWSAYALADQMIMRHKGNGPDAGITLLGVFYNNSPVTQTRERQYSIGVLDRGFWKSRPLDAWGVNFSYIQVSKKVKTAQEIQQSLGYQTLLNGSFFPQTNGMVIEAMYQIRVWRGITFAPDFQYFIRPGAQQGLKDAATLGFKSHIEIF, encoded by the coding sequence ATGTCTCTTCCCCGTATCTCCACTAAGGCGCTGGGTGTCGTCACCACAGCTCTCGCTACCCTTGCTGCCATGCCGTCGGCCCAGGCGCAGTCGCCTCTGGCTGGGGGTGCGCCCAACGGCACAGGCCTTGCACCTTCGGTGCGTGTCTCGAGCCCGATCGGCACAGTCAATTTCCAGAATTCATCCGTCCCGCCCCTGCCCCATCCGGAGGCCATTTTCGATGATCCATGGGGATGGAACACCTGGCTGCGCCAGCATGGCGTCGCGATCCTTCTGGACACGACCAACGAATTCGCGGGTGCCATCACGAGCCCGACCAAAGGCTTGGGCCTGAGACAGGGCAGCAGCAATGCCGGTCAGTATGGCTTTGAAAACGATATCGACTGGGAAAAGCTTGCCGGTATTCGCGGCTTTTCGACCCACGCCGTGTTCGTCGGACGTTACGGTATTCCTGCCAGCCGCATGTTTGGTGACAACCTGAACCCCAGCCAGGAAATCTATGGCGGTGGCGGTAACGTGGTCGTTCACCTTGTCTATATCTACGGTGAAGAAACGCTGTTCAATGGTCACCTCGACATTGCCGCCGGTCGTATTCCGCTGCTGACCGACTTCTCGTCGAACCCGCTGTACTGCAACTTCATGAATAATGCCTTCTGCGGTAACCCGAAGGCCTCTTCTGACAATACCAGCCATTCATCCTACCCGGATTCGAACTGGGCAGCGCGTGTCCGTGTTCGTCCGTCGCAGTACACCTACCTGCAGGCCGGCGTTTACTTCAACACGATGGGCATCTACGGCGTGCAGCAGATGCGCACGGGCTTCAAGTGGAACGGCGCGGATATCAATGGCGAGGCCGCACCGGTCGAGTTCGGCTGGGAGCCGATCTTCGGCAAGGACAAGCTGCCGGGTCACTACAAGCTTGGTGGTATTGTCGATACGGCACCCCATCCGGACGTGTTGTACGATATCAACGACAATTACTGGGCTGTAACGGGCCAGGCCCGCAAGGTTCACAACAACTCGTGGTCTGCCTATGCTCTGGCCGATCAGATGATCATGCGTCATAAGGGCAATGGTCCCGATGCCGGCATCACCCTGCTTGGCGTGTTCTACAACAACTCGCCTGTAACCCAGACGCGTGAACGTCAATACTCGATCGGCGTGCTCGATCGTGGTTTCTGGAAGTCCCGTCCGCTGGATGCCTGGGGTGTAAACTTCAGCTACATCCAGGTCTCCAAGAAGGTCAAAACCGCTCAGGAAATCCAGCAGAGCCTGGGTTATCAGACCCTGCTTAACGGCTCGTTCTTCCCGCAGACCAACGGGATGGTCATCGAAGCGATGTATCAGATCCGCGTCTGGCGCGGCATCACCTTCGCTCCTGATTTCCAATACTTCATCCGTCCGGGTGCCCAGCAGGGCCTGAAGGATGCAGCAACACTCGGCTTCAAGTCGCACATCGAAATCTTCTGA
- the ppa gene encoding inorganic diphosphatase, with amino-acid sequence MDVSKISPGKSVPDDINVVIEIPQGSSVKYEVDKESGAVFVDRFLFTPMYYPAAYGFIPNTLAADGDPADALVLAPGPIVPGAVIRARPIGMLKMEDESGQDEKIICVPHDKIHTQYTDVKTIDDLPEITLKAIGHFFERYKDLEPNKWVKVSGWAGPEEAKKAIIAALEAAK; translated from the coding sequence ATGGACGTCAGCAAGATCTCCCCCGGCAAATCCGTTCCCGATGACATCAATGTCGTGATCGAGATCCCGCAGGGCTCTTCGGTCAAATATGAAGTGGACAAGGAAAGCGGCGCCGTTTTCGTCGATCGCTTCCTTTTCACCCCGATGTACTATCCGGCCGCGTATGGTTTCATTCCGAATACGCTGGCTGCTGATGGCGACCCGGCCGATGCACTGGTTCTGGCACCGGGGCCGATCGTTCCGGGTGCGGTCATTCGTGCGCGCCCCATTGGCATGCTGAAGATGGAAGATGAAAGCGGACAGGATGAAAAGATCATCTGCGTGCCTCACGACAAGATCCACACGCAGTATACCGATGTAAAAACGATCGACGATCTGCCTGAAATCACTCTGAAGGCAATCGGCCACTTCTTCGAGCGTTATAAGGACCTCGAGCCTAACAAGTGGGTCAAAGTCTCGGGCTGGGCAGGACCAGAAGAGGCCAAGAAAGCGATTATTGCTGCTCTTGAAGCCGCCAAGTAA
- a CDS encoding SelT/SelW/SelH family protein, whose product MPLPSSLPSAGIRIAIRYCTQCNWMLRSAWIAQELLQTFGTELAEVALIPDTGGHFSIMAGDHLIWERKRDGGFPGPKDIKQRVRDVIAPERDLGHVDR is encoded by the coding sequence ATGCCGCTCCCCTCTTCCCTCCCCTCGGCCGGGATACGTATTGCGATACGCTACTGCACCCAATGCAACTGGATGTTACGCTCCGCCTGGATCGCCCAGGAATTGCTGCAGACCTTCGGCACTGAGCTGGCAGAAGTCGCCCTCATTCCCGATACCGGGGGGCACTTCAGTATCATGGCGGGTGATCATCTGATCTGGGAGCGCAAGCGCGACGGGGGTTTCCCCGGCCCCAAGGACATCAAGCAGCGCGTTCGCGACGTGATCGCCCCGGAGCGTGATCTGGGCCATGTTGATCGGTAA